A window of Glycine soja cultivar W05 chromosome 2, ASM419377v2, whole genome shotgun sequence genomic DNA:
agttataaGTCATACTACATTGCaagatttataattaatttacactGTAAAAACATTGacagtttattattattattgttgttattattattattatcgtcCTCACCAGTTTAATTACCATGCATTGTGTCAATCAATCGGAATCACCTTTCACATGACTTCCAAGTAGCTATTATGAGTTTAATGGAGGTGCACTGTGAAagtaaacaattaattaatcagAAATCACTGACTTATTGTAAAGGTTTAATTATTGGTTCTGATAGttgcaaaagaaaaatctttttatttaaaaatatcctCTTTTAGTCTCAAcacatttcatttttaatctcttttaaattaaaaatagtatgTCTAGAAACTAGAATGAGATGTTTCTGAGTATAGAaactaaaaggaaaaatttTATGGGATCATATAAGTAATTAAATCTATTATAAAAGTCAAACTTAACACatgatttgtgattgaatgataagTGTAAAAGGATTTAATATCTGTGGATAGCTTATTTACTCTATTATGTTAAAAAACTTATCTTACATGATTATATTATGATTGAGTGACTGTAAAAACCTTTTACACGGTAATCTGTTGgtacatttaaattaaattctattattttacAGCGATTGTAGTGAAATTATGATTGTGCAAATGTTTTCGGGTGTAGGTGATTGGTCTTGATTTCTCGAAGGATCAGCTATTGTTTGCCTCATCTCGGCAGGAATCACTTTCAAAGAATTGCTTCACAAATATCGAGTGAGAATGGGTAAATTTTGCAGTATGCagacattaaattatataacttggagaaattttttaactctttgtCCACATTTGAttcttcaacatttttttttttgtgtattatAAAGCTATTAGCGGTGTTTATAGTAGAGTTCTTTTGCGATTGTGTTGTATCTTAGTACCATTGGTGATATGGGAAGGTTTAATGGTTTGTTGCAAGATAGGTGGGTTGAAGGTGATGCTCTTGACTTGCCATTTTCTGATGGTTGGTTTGATGCTATCACTATGGGCTATGGTCTTCGAAATGTGGTTGATAAGCAAAAGGCCATGCAAGAAATTTTCCGCGTCCTAAAAACTGGTAGGTTTTGTATCTCAACCCATTAATATAAAGATTGATGTTTATACAAATTTGACACATCCTatggtttattttactttctagGCTCTACAGTGTCTATCCTGGACTTTAATAAAAGCAATGAGTTGCTAACTTCTGCATTTACGGTATATCTTAGCCTTACTAGTTGCTTTATAttagatataataataattggcACAGCAATGCTCCATTTTGAACAAGTGTAGTCACTCTTCTGATCTTCTTAGTAAATTGGAAGGCTTGGCTTGAGGTTGAAAGTCAAGATATgtgaaaggaaaataaatttattcttttcagCAATGCCTTTTTGTTCATCAGTTTGACAGGACTGATGTATTCATGTTTGACTCTGCTATGTTTAGAGAAAAACTTACAGTCCACATGTGTAAATGAATATcatcatatcatttttttttatattggcaaatgttagttactaattgttagttttttgttaGTGGGAGGAGTCGAATCCATGACAGTGACCTCTCACCccctcccttctcccttcacttctaaaccaaccttataactccattatcatatcatatattctacactctttttttttttttttttttataaattttctgtttttaatttcaattttgtggATGCACTGAAGGTAACCCCCACGTATTTACTTATGCTAGGAATGGATGATTGACAATATTGTTGTCCCTGTTGCCACTGGTTATGGTCTTTCAGAGGAATACAGATACCTCAAAAGTTCAATAAGAGAATTTTTAACAGGTTTGTTTTCAAGTGAAAGTTTTTATCAGATCAAGTGTAAGTTATCAATAAGAGAATTCAACgctcttaattatattttatgaagtTGTTCTATAGGATTATTTAATTGTGTTCTCTCACTTGTTTTCTCCATACCTTGGATATATTTAGGACTTAATTTATAGATGATATCTTCTCTCTGCTATAGAATGACAGGAGTTTGGCTATGTGTCTTGGGTCTTTGGTGGTATGACTTGCCTTGCCTTTGTTTCTGCTGGTCTAATATAGGGCTATgctttatcttaaaaaaaattggcatgTTTCCTAAAATATAAGGTTTGAGCTTGACTTGTTTTACTTGATATAAATTATTGAGTAAATTCCCGAGCTTTAATCTATTCCTACACTAACCccctttattttttgaaaaatatacacCGACATTCCCTTTATACAAATGGGAAGAGTAAATTATGTCCATTGAAGGTAGAACTTTGTCATGATTGATTGCCTAATATAAGAATACTCCTGTGATGCAGGTAAGGAATTGGAGAAACTTGCCTTGGAAGTAGGATTTTCTGCTGCTCGACATTATGAGATTGGTGGAGGCCTCATGGGGTGTTTGGTAGCTAAGCGTTAGATGGGATTTATGGAATTATCTTATCTATGAACGGATtgcacccccccccccatgTGGACTTTATTCTGGTTGTAAAAACATAAAACCTGTTGTTAATTACTATTTAATTAACAGTAGCTGACCTATTGCCCagcattttgttaattttatttgataaatg
This region includes:
- the LOC114380496 gene encoding 2-phytyl-1,4-beta-naphthoquinone methyltransferase, chloroplastic-like; amino-acid sequence: MAMTFVPSTSSSFRPTLIRCANSNERRALFSRIAPVYDNLNDLLSLGQHRIWKRMAVSWTGAKMGDRVLDVCCGSGDLSFLLSDQVGSHGKVIGLDFSKDQLLFASSRQESLSKNCFTNIEWVEGDALDLPFSDGWFDAITMGYGLRNVVDKQKAMQEIFRVLKTGSTVSILDFNKSNELLTSAFTEWMIDNIVVPVATGYGLSEEYRYLKSSIREFLTGKELEKLALEVGFSAARHYEIGGGLMGCLVAKR